Proteins encoded by one window of Polaribacter haliotis:
- a CDS encoding lipopolysaccharide biosynthesis protein: MGIVLKQSFRNTIIIYAAFLVGGINTIVFYPRILKSEFYGMVTFLLSASNLIMPLAAFGIQYTIVKFYSSYETKEQKDRFLSSVLFLPLLISLPLGFFWDNVHDWIMSEVTEENQVIVSYTFAIYLVAISCAYFELFYSWTKVHLQTVFGNILKELWNRVVVMILLLAVFFGFISKSDFIWYLTFAYVLRALVMMCYAFYMYLPKITLKLPDNFGEVIRYSLYIILAGSAGAILLDIDKIMIPGKDTIEKAAYYSVAVFIGSFIEAPSRAMTQILQPLTSKSLNEFNTVEVENLYKKSSINLFLVGGLFFILVNCGVHELFKLMPEKGYQGGELVVLMISLAKLYTMFLGSNGAIINNSKFYKVALPIALGMSITVYFLNNLFYFNLEFGTDGLALATLLTIVLFNTVKLWFVHKKFGITPFTPKSLKMFAIIVVLFCLFYFWNFPLPEIEIANFSISPIINIILKSILITVIYLYIIFKLNISNEFDILLQKFYKRQSK, translated from the coding sequence ATGGGCATTGTTCTAAAACAATCTTTTAGAAATACGATTATAATTTACGCAGCTTTTTTGGTTGGAGGAATTAATACCATTGTTTTTTATCCCAGAATTTTAAAGTCAGAATTTTATGGAATGGTTACATTCTTGCTTTCTGCATCAAATCTAATAATGCCTTTAGCTGCTTTTGGAATTCAATATACAATTGTAAAATTTTATTCTTCCTACGAAACTAAAGAACAAAAAGACAGGTTTTTATCTTCTGTTCTGTTTTTACCTTTATTAATTTCTTTGCCTTTAGGTTTCTTTTGGGACAATGTTCACGACTGGATTATGAGTGAGGTAACTGAAGAAAATCAAGTTATAGTAAGTTATACGTTTGCAATTTATTTAGTAGCTATTTCTTGTGCTTATTTCGAGCTTTTTTATTCTTGGACGAAAGTACATTTGCAAACTGTTTTTGGGAATATTTTAAAAGAATTGTGGAATAGAGTAGTAGTTATGATACTGCTTTTAGCGGTTTTTTTCGGGTTTATATCAAAATCGGACTTTATTTGGTATTTAACTTTTGCTTATGTTTTAAGAGCTTTAGTAATGATGTGTTATGCTTTTTATATGTATTTGCCAAAAATCACTTTAAAATTACCAGACAACTTTGGTGAAGTAATAAGATATTCATTATACATTATTTTGGCAGGAAGTGCTGGTGCAATTTTATTGGATATCGATAAAATTATGATACCTGGAAAAGATACAATTGAGAAAGCTGCTTATTATTCTGTGGCAGTTTTTATTGGTTCTTTTATAGAGGCGCCAAGTAGAGCAATGACGCAAATTTTGCAACCATTAACCTCTAAATCTCTAAACGAATTTAATACAGTAGAAGTAGAAAATTTATACAAGAAAAGCTCCATCAATCTTTTTTTAGTAGGTGGTTTGTTCTTTATTTTGGTAAATTGTGGGGTACATGAACTTTTTAAATTGATGCCAGAAAAAGGATATCAAGGTGGAGAATTGGTGGTTTTAATGATTTCTTTGGCAAAATTATATACTATGTTTTTAGGAAGTAATGGAGCTATTATTAACAACTCTAAATTCTATAAAGTTGCTTTGCCAATTGCTTTGGGAATGTCTATAACTGTGTATTTTTTAAATAACCTATTCTATTTTAATTTAGAATTTGGTACAGATGGGTTGGCATTAGCAACACTATTAACAATTGTTTTATTTAATACAGTAAAGCTATGGTTTGTGCATAAGAAATTCGGAATTACACCTTTTACGCCAAAGTCCTTAAAGATGTTTGCGATAATTGTAGTATTATTCTGTCTCTTTTATTTTTGGAATTTCCCACTTCCTGAAATTGAAATTGCTAATTTTTCTATTTCTCCAATTATCAACATTATTCTAAAAAGTATTTTAATTACTGTTATTTATTTATATATAATTTTTAAATTAAATATCTCTAACGAATTTGATATTTTATTACAAAAATTCTACAAAAGACAATCTAAATAG
- a CDS encoding DUF6122 family protein → MTLKILIHYSLHFLVPLFIALFFYRKKWRFVYLIFLASMLVDLDHLLATPIFEEFRCSINFHPLHSYIAIAFYFLGTFFKKTRILAFALLLHMFADYLDCLL, encoded by the coding sequence ATGACTCTAAAAATCTTAATACATTACAGTTTGCACTTTCTTGTGCCTTTATTTATTGCGTTATTCTTTTATAGAAAAAAATGGAGATTCGTTTATCTAATTTTTTTAGCGAGCATGTTGGTAGATTTAGACCATTTACTAGCAACACCAATTTTTGAAGAGTTTAGATGTAGCATTAACTTCCATCCATTACATTCTTATATTGCCATCGCATTTTACTTTTTAGGTACATTTTTTAAGAAAACAAGAATACTTGCTTTTGCCTTACTACTACATATGTTTGCAGACTATTTAGATTGTCTTTTGTAG
- a CDS encoding Crp/Fnr family transcriptional regulator, with translation MKAVFKIIESFGPLPANSKKDLVSLISKKTLKKKDTFSRAGEIPEYIYILESGIARSYYTDEKGKEYIRNFFTPIRAVGALGALILDKPSRFSYDCLTDCTIYCINFKEFKKLTKRDPLISNLYVKVLEVVFLELESKVYNLSVLNATQRYIKLKKRIPDIENKIPLYHIASYLNITPVQLSRIRKEMYSK, from the coding sequence ATGAAAGCCGTATTTAAGATTATAGAATCATTTGGTCCTTTACCAGCGAACTCTAAGAAAGATTTAGTATCACTTATATCAAAAAAAACTTTAAAGAAAAAAGATACATTTTCTAGAGCAGGAGAAATTCCTGAATATATTTACATATTAGAATCTGGTATTGCTCGTTCTTACTACACAGACGAAAAAGGAAAAGAATACATTAGAAACTTTTTCACTCCAATTAGAGCTGTAGGCGCATTAGGTGCTTTAATTTTAGACAAACCTTCTAGATTCAGTTACGATTGCCTGACTGATTGTACAATTTATTGCATCAATTTTAAGGAGTTTAAAAAATTAACGAAAAGAGACCCTTTAATATCTAACTTGTACGTTAAAGTTTTAGAAGTGGTTTTTTTAGAATTAGAATCTAAGGTATATAATCTTTCTGTTTTAAATGCCACACAAAGGTATATTAAACTAAAAAAAAGGATTCCAGATATCGAGAATAAAATACCTCTTTATCACATAGCTTCTTATTTAAACATTACTCCTGTGCAATTAAGTAGAATTCGTAAAGAAATGTATTCAAAATAA
- a CDS encoding WbqC family protein yields the protein MSIFIPTYFSPISQFSEIVKKDTVTFEMEDNFQKQSYRNRCYIYNSNGKQLLSIPVKHKITDGRKKTKDTLVENDFPWQDQHFKSLQIAYRTSPFFDFFEDDLAIIFEKKYKFLQDINIDSFLFVADALQLDINFIKTKFFILDSKQQDFRHLAEVKKQPKKLVDNYIQMFDDKHGFLPNLSILDLLFMEGPNSISYL from the coding sequence TATTTATACCCACTTACTTCTCTCCTATATCTCAATTTTCCGAAATTGTTAAAAAGGATACTGTTACTTTCGAAATGGAAGATAATTTTCAAAAACAGAGCTATAGAAACAGGTGCTACATATATAATAGCAATGGAAAGCAGCTTTTAAGTATTCCTGTAAAACATAAAATTACGGACGGAAGAAAAAAAACGAAAGACACTTTAGTGGAAAATGATTTTCCATGGCAAGACCAACATTTTAAATCTCTACAAATTGCCTATAGAACTTCTCCTTTTTTTGATTTTTTCGAAGACGATCTTGCAATTATTTTCGAAAAAAAATATAAATTTTTACAAGATATAAATATCGATTCTTTCTTATTTGTGGCAGATGCACTTCAATTAGATATTAATTTTATTAAAACAAAATTTTTTATTTTAGATTCTAAACAACAAGACTTTAGACATTTAGCCGAAGTAAAAAAACAGCCAAAAAAATTGGTAGATAACTATATACAAATGTTTGACGATAAACATGGTTTTCTTCCAAACCTCTCCATTTTAGATTTACTTTTTATGGAGGGTCCAAATTCTATATCGTATTTATAA